The following nucleotide sequence is from Pseudoliparis swirei isolate HS2019 ecotype Mariana Trench chromosome 7, NWPU_hadal_v1, whole genome shotgun sequence.
catgtgtttttttatttggttaCGAATCAATgattacaaatgtatttattgtcctTTTATAACTTAAGGTTGCTCAACGAAGTGCGGGTTGTTTGAATCACAGTAACCAATGAAATGCTGTTAAAAACTAATTTCTGTATAACCCAAAGTCTTCTGTGGGTTGTGTGTGAATATTGAGGAATTCCTGGGCCAGACGACATCTACATATTctctccagctcattctgggttctggttctggagctCCTTCTTGCCTGTCTCAAAGATGGTGGCCGGGATGGTAGAAGTAAAATAAAGATTCTACTGCAGCCTTGCTACCAGCTCTGCCAAATGCCTTTCAAGCATTGTGGACCTAGAGTAGGAGTCAAGGGATCCCCTGAGTCATGTGGATCCACCCTCTTGGAAACATGAATATCCGCACTAAGTTGCATGACAATCAATCCTTCAACGTGCAACTAATGGGCGGGGAATCGCGGGGAATCGAACTGGGTACCTTGTGGTACCCCCATGAGCTATGGCCGACACTGAAGATTAGATCCAGAGCCAATGCAAAGACATGAAATTATGCAACATTTTGGCGACGTTGTGGTTTCCAGAAAGCCTTCAGCgttgagctcctcctccagtctaCAGAGAGTTTAATGCTGTGTTGACATCAACAGCATTGAGAATTTTTCATGCGAGTAGATCCCATACAAAGTCAACGTAAAAATGTGAATGGTTGCGATTGATGCAAATTCTTCGCCGGGGGCGCGAATACCGCTTATTACGCAATGCGAAAAATGTGCCTCTTTTGcttcaagttgaaatatttcaactttggccTCCCACTCttgcgaatattcgcaacgcttttggtgtgaacgctgTGGATAAAAGATACATTTATGCTATGCTATGTTTGAATACATGTTATATTTAGCTCATTGCAGAATTGTAACCGTATATAAGAAGGTTAAATGCTTCGGGCCGACTAGCCTGCACAAAGGAGAAGTACTGACGGTTTCGAAAGAACGCTCTCTGCCCCACTTCCGTTTTCACGCTTAAAGCCAAtcatgacaggaagtggactcATGATCGCCGCTCTTGAACAGGCATACTGTTCTAAACCAGCGAAAGAACAGATGACCCACAGATGACCCACGAAGAAGGAATCATGGACGTGAGCCAGTGTGGGTGGAGATACCCAGTGCTCCAACCAGGCCGCTCTGTTTAAACTTAGTTCCACCTGCAGCTTTGACTTTGACCAATAGGCTCCCTTCAGGAGAACCTATGTAACCCGCTGCGCACTATTGATTAAGCGCCTTTTTTCCTTAGTTTCGTCTGCTCCCCACGAGCTGATGTTGAATTAGGCCCGTGCACGTTTAACTGCCGGACAACCTTTCAGTTACTGAATAAACTCTATTGCTTGAATTGAGCTTAATCGCCTCGAACTCAGACTGTTTTAGGATATTTCTCGCTCAACAACGCAGCATAAGAGAGTCACCAAACATTGCCGTTCACCGTGTTGTCAGGTATTAGCTGGGATCAGGTCCCGTCAAGTATTTCCCACCTCATTTgtaaatctaaaaaaacaaacgtgtcatgtttagggatgggtatcgtttgggttttttccgataccggtgctaaaccggtacttttaaaacgatacgggtgcctaaacggtgcctgaaccgatactttaaaaaaaaaacgcacaatgaggatgtgtgtatatatatgtatcagggctctcaagttttgaaggggaaggggggggggtgcgagtgactttttctacTCCGACAAAAGttgttggaggggggggggggtgctagtgactatttttttgctccgtcccgatgcgcgcagaccggcgtcggagctctgcagcgaccgcgatcgacctatcgatcggcgtattgagcacccctgcattcaagcattaaatagccgagagtttttttcagcgtgaggaatacgatgtgtggcgggagtgcgtgagttaagaccgaaatgcgtgagtctcacgctcaatgcgtgagacttgagagccctgatgtatgtattgtcatgtgcagaccttatagggttaatcctgtcactgttttgatggacaaagagaacaaccaatcagaggtactgaagatgacacgtgacaaataaagttttgcttctgatggcgagaggtccactgaaacaaagtgatgccccacggtctttattcctccgtcattatattcccggtaacatcgggtatacagccgggatcgctgtacatcaacacatctgctagcagactgtcacgctcgtagctagcgctagctacgagctagcttaaacatgattataatggctaatttattatttgtttgcctacttttatgaatgcaagacttgcaatcaacgttccggtactaatctgagttacggctgttcgtcatcatcggtctccacgtgttcagggggaccggtgacggcctccccgtcgcgcccagcctgacgctgatgTGCTCGggctcacgcagtcacacacggcgcatgcctccgctttcaaagttaaatatgataggctattgtaacctgctgacagggcggagtcacctgagaagttcaaaataattgttttttttatttcaatcggctcaggcaccgaaaggaagcaccggaatgtgcgttgcATTTCGGTCCGGACATTGGCACCGGCTTTAGTTACCCAACCCTAGTCATGTTACATAAATACATTGCCACTGCATTGCGTTGCATTGTGAGGCATTTCTTCAGCCTGTGCTTTAAACACCAATAATCATAAAACATTTGATTGTCTTACTACATTGATAGCCGTGTGAAGATTAGAGCAACATGCTACAACAAGGCCTCCCCGAAGGCAAAGGTTTGTAATCTCTTACCTGTTAGGATTTGagtgtttccacctgtgtctccacctgtgtctcgttcccctgtgtatttaatctgtgtccttctgtttgtctggtgtcggatcatctttttttgttcctgtgtggtgttcgtctgtgttcctgtcctgagaataaactgttttttcgagaaactcctgctgcttttggtccagcccccggtgttccgtcgccggttctagtCCCCGGTATTCCAGTTCCCTCTGTCCCGTCTCCATCCCTGGCTCCTACTTCTGGCTGTTCAGTCGCCGGCTTCCCGTGACCCGTCCCGTCCAgcccagccccggttccccgtgtcccgtcccgcccagtcccggttccccgtgtccaGCCCCGGTCTCATCGCCTGGTCACGGTCCTCTAGCTCCCcgttcctgtcctccggcccgccccccggaacGCGTCCCTCGGCCGGGTGgtcgtcctccggcccgccccccggactccGGCCGTCATACCCTtggcccctcctccggctcccctccacccacccgtgttGAACACTTTGGGACGTCTGGAAGCCGtcttttaagggggggggggggtagttaggatttgagtgtttcctgttttatgttgaagtccctgtcttgtttcctgtttccctgctcttccctccctgtgcttgtctgtttctttcctgattgtttccacctgtgtctcgttcccctgtgaatttaatctgtgtcctgtttgtctggtgtcggatcgtctttttttgttcctgtgtggtgttgtccgtgttcctgtcctcagaataaactctgttttttcgagaaactcctgctgcttttgggtcctcCGCACCACGCATCCGTAACATTACTCTTCAACTGTATTACTCATTGCCCCAACACTTCACCAGGCTGCCGTGTTGTGTAGTAACTGATTGTGATTAACTGTAATGGGCGGAGGACCAGGGAGTGCTTTATTTAACATGCAGACGAATGTAGAGGCTACTCTGAGTCGGGCTCACACGTATAGTATGTTTGATTTAAGTTCTTTATCAGTGCTGGATCCTCCCTGCATTAAAGTCATCCGTGAGCAAATACAATGACTACACTTGCAGAGTtattaatgtgtgatggagagatgtaattTCATCCAGAACCAacattagtcacggagttccacaaggttctgtgcttggaccaattttatttaccttatatatgcttcctttgggcaatattatcaggaaacactccataaactttcattgttatgcagatgatactagACTAGAAAATgcttttcctgctgaaaatgcattggaatgctaacatctgaaagcttgaaacTGAAAAATATATACTAAATTGCtcaaaatgtttgaaaatgtctgaaattagctgaaatatatattttttaaagctgaacatagctgccaacagctgaaatTGGCTGAAAATAGcgtaaacatctgaacatatcataaagggaaacttcctgctgaaaatgttgaagcacacacatattgggtggaaatgtataactggaaaagataagcaaaatgttatcttctaaatattcaaagatatgaatcacaatccaagaaatgagagagggggggaaaagtCAGAcctgagaacaagagagagaaggaaattgagtcagaaggagaaagataaataaaaaaagagagggagaaaccatGGTGAAGGATAGACGAGATCTAAACATTGAGTGGATTTTCTCCAAAAGTATTTGTTAAACCCTGTTAAAAAtacatgatcaaatcaccaaaatagtataatcaatagagaggaaagattcagccgaacgcacggatatgtttgttatttttgtgggttaaatgtgacctgagaaactctgagctgatatctctccatttaaagactgggccacacacacgcacacaaacgttgatctgtgtgtgtgggtctcacAATAACAGAtacacaagagtgtgtgtgagatccgccactgattagcctaacgtgaaacacctgtgtgacagagacagacagctcAGAATCTGATCAAAGCAACGTGTCAGAACCTTTGGATTTGACAGAACCATAACTCTGATTCTAAAGGCGTCtacattaggagatgctcaaggcttgtgtgaacgtttacatgtccttTAATATGTTTTAGGTTAAGAAATGAGTTTAATCGCAGTTTAGAAAGTTTTCCTGCTTGctgtaaaaaagttaaaatgtcgtcaggttttcaatggagatgactgaggagaaagccggacttctcccctcgttaaggcttctctagaaaaatctgggaaactgttggattccacaGTCACATGTCTACGATAAGCACACTATTCTCTACTACTTTACCAGAAAATAATGCCTAAAGAGTAAGAATtgtggccgtagtgacgatatacaaaaATAGTTTCCGCTTGATCCTGACCAGCTGTCCCCTctagcgatgacgtcacagctctagacttccccatacacacccattgaaaactccaggaggagcggaaaaacacataaaactaaaacggggacagttaaataactataagagctATCAAAAGAAGCTGAATTATAAAGTTTGAGCTAACAATGTTGTCAACATGGTGGAAGGTGGAACTGTTTCTTTAGCTTAAtgctgatattgtaagcttttaaatttgaacaagtttaagcggattaacaataaaaataaaaaaatgattgaattaactgaaagtatgaagatcttagacacttttaaagttgaagactttctccattgtgatcccattcaaaataataaccataaaatattataatatcaaCAGCTGAAGagttagaaatatgaaaagtcattcccctctattcctgaagacgctgcattttttaaatatttgaatggtttaaatagctgaatatatgaaggactagaagagggacaaaaaaggtacggaataAATGGAATAATACGTttattaaagaagacaagaacaatagttggactgctgaagcattccaactaattatatctatctatcaaaccagaggagtccaaccagctaagtaaaattcaagcatgacttaaagacataaaaacatggatgacctgcaacttcttgatgttaaactcagacaaaactgaagtaattttactcggccctgagcacctcagagatcaattatctggtgatgtggtttctgtacatggcattgccctggcatccaacaccactggaaagaatcttggcgttatctttgatcgggacttgtcctttaactcccacttgaagcaaatctcaaggactgcattttttcatctactttatttttcaaaaatcaggcacatcttgtctcaaaaagatgcaggaaaattggttcacgcgttcgttacttctagactggattactgcaactccttattatcaggctgatctaataagtctcttaggtccctccagttgatccagaatgctgcagctcgtgttctcactaaaactaagaaaagagatcacatcactcctgcattagctgctctgctctggctcccagtaaaatcaagaatcacttttacaattcttctcttaaagggtacctgtagtgcaaaacaatatgtagccagatcaaaagataatgtgtttctaaaggttattcatgcactgacggtccagtattcaataacaatacgtagtttaggctgttcaaagtcctcaactccgacatgcgacattgcactggagcttgaatatgtcgcgggtggtgtgacgtcaaatcgttgagagatcgacagccagccacagcggatgtgttcagaaaccaatgtaaacaacgtcgagcgctcgcaaacaaatgctgagagattgagaatatggacgatgaaagattgtctgattcagcaactggatacttgtttgaacctttaaaagcagactatccacatttagtgaattgtgacagcgatgatagcgatgattcagatgaagttgatgccgaaggaccgccggtccagatgcttcaccgtgcggaccgtgcacgcaagtcggcggacgtttggtgcagttgtgggaaatgtgtgccacaaaaaacagacagagagtgcatttgttgtaaagagcacgaacttatgtccgatgatatagtgtcattagacctcatctgcttcacacaaagcgtgagcttgagagctacatcgcgcataagccagcgctggagatgtctttcattgatgcaatgttcggccgacatgttcgggggtgctagtgactttttctttgctccgtccgtcccgatgcgcgcaaaccgggtgtcgggagctccgcggcacacgagacggcgggcagaggactgttaacgcaacacgtagagacagaaatgacgtgcttctgctgtaatgtggcgctatagagaaagtgacaggggggcggcccaattttttttaatgtcatgcgatctaccaatactacgccgcgatcgactggcaggtcgccgcgatcgacgtattgagcacccctgatatagattgtgtaattcttgaggccaccgatctatcccaagaagcaacgcgtgtagaagtggctccggatgggctgaattcctttcaacgactctacgtcatagttagctttgaactggagtaaataactagcaaaatggctgcgcccacggactcggaatgttgacaaagaaatgtaaatcctcgggctatgcgtgacttgttgacaatagcggcggggtaaatatgatttatttgatgcgccgaatggatgtagcacgttgttgttttgcactacaggtaccctttaacctacaaagccttgattggtgatgctccatcatatcttaaggagcttgtagtaccatattgccccactagagagctgtgctcaataaatgcggggctacttgtagttcctggagtcttaaaaagtaggatgggagccagagccttcagttatcaagctcctcttttatggaaccagcttcccccttcagtccgggaggcagacacagtcacctcatttaagagtagactgaagactttcctctttgacagagcttatagttagggctgaatcaggttcacctggtccagcccctagatatgctgctataggcttataggctgctgggggacgtttaggatacactgagcacctctctcctcttttttctccttatggatgaattttcatctctctattgcacattcctaactctgcttcctccccggagtccttttgacgtcatagatcctatctgccagatggatcatcgaggtatggatcgtggaatatgcctactaccaactatgccatggccctgctgagactccgcccactcctcctctctacctccatctgcctgatggatcgtggaggtctcgatcgtgaAATATGCCAACTACCAACTATTTatatactctgtcatattcattgattgtgttgttactgtgttttaatttgtgtataatgttctatttcatccttcctgaccgccagaggcggtgcttagcactggatatcttccgtcttgcgcatagcaggtcgagtattaataacaacaaagtcacccaaACAGAAACTTCAAGTAGCTTATAATGCTACTATGAGAATATTACTTCAGACCTCCTTGGCAAGATGCTGTCATGCCAATCAAATGTCTGTGGCTGCAGAAGTAAATACAGACTGTTTTAAGAATTCTTATGTATTGATTTATTGCTGAATTCCTGCAGAGCTGCGTAAACTGAAGTTTATCGAATACTTGGCTGGAAAAGGAAAGCTGAAGCCACCCAACCCAAAGTAAGGACAACATCACAACTCACAAAGTGTCCATCAAGTGTTTATTATTCTGACATTGCGGTTGGTGAATGATCTCGATGTGACTCCTCAGACCGTACCTGCGTGACAACGCTCCGGTTAAGAAACACGTGACTACTTCACTGCAGGTAAtgtactttcttcttctttttttttctcacaccaGATGGTTTTTAATCTGACTTTTTTCCGGTGTATGTTGTTGTTCCAGGGAAAAGAGAACACGGCTCCAGCGGACCGGATCACACGCGGAGGCTCCAACACTTTGGTGGCTCAACCCATGAAACAGGCTGCCAGGAAAACATTCGGTGACTCAAACAAAGTGAGCGTCAAAGCCAGCATCCTGATCGGACGGCAGAATGCCGTTCGCCCGCTTGCAGCCGGCGCTCCGGCCCGGCCGAGACCGACTCATCAGACCCCGGCGCTGACCGGCAGACGCAACCCGACTGCGGCGGTACAGCTCAAGAAGCGGCCCGATGCGGGAATGCCGCCTTCCGGCAGATCCCACTCGAGTGCGTCTCGTCCGGCGGTAACCAAACCAAGTGGCGGGTTCGGTGCCGGGTCGCGTCCGCCGACGGCGGTCAGCGTCCGGATGAGTCTCGGCCCGATGGTCAAAACTAAAACGGGACTGACTCCCGCGGTGACTCAGCCCAGGAGCGTTCGGAGTCAACACCTGAAGCCGACCTCGGCTACCGTGGCAAAAACGACGCAATCCAGCAGTTTGCCGCCGGTTTCTGTTTCCCGGAAGCCCGGCGCGACGCAGAGGAAACCGTTTCCCGCCACGGCTCTAAACCACCGCGAGAGGCCGAGAGCTGGGATGAAAGTTACACACCAGTCGACCTCCAAACCCCTCGTGAGTAGAAATCCTCAGCCGTCTTCGAAGATTCCTTCATCGAGTGGACCGAGAGCCACGACGGCGCCGTTCAAGCCGCCCGGTCAGCCCGCAGGCCGGTTCCCAAAGCAGAGATCTAAAGGCGCCGGGCAGAACAAGAGCCAAGCGTGCAAAGCCGACCCCCGAGCACCTTCTGGGCCGGCGAGCCGGTGCGGGTCCCGGTCAGGCGGTGTCCTGCCAGCTGCCGAGGCGGGAGGAAAACTGTCAACCCGGAACGCTCGGGACAAGGCGGATGGCAGAAAGGGGCGTAGCGGTTCGGCCAATGCCCCTCCCACACGGATGGGTGAGATGAAGAGAGCGAGCGCTCCGGGGACGTCCCACACGGCGCCGCGGCCCGGCGGAGCCATCAGCCGTACGGGTCGGCCCGCGGATGCCAAAACGCTGAAGGTCCCCGCGACAGAGGGGAAGAAAGTGACTGCTgcccaggaggagaggatgtaaGTATTGGAGTCCAAGAAGTCtcacattattaaaaaatattgacTTTTAAATGAAACTCCTCTGCTCTACTATAAGCACAGgagtttattaattaatatatatatatatgttttgggTGTCAAGGAGAAAGCTCCAGGCATGGCGGGAGGCCAAAGGCATTTCCTACAAGCTGTTAAATATTGTACTATTATGTGCGCCCTTGCTCATTGTGTCCTGCAGAGGGCAATGTTGTCTACAGTGCGTCCAgggcgtgacgtcactgaccctATATCCTGACTCCATGTGACTAAAATTAATTATGAAACCGGAGCAGAAGGCAGCAGTATTGGCGCATCTGTCATGCCACGAACGGAGGTAAATAAACTATGCCTATTGAAAGGCTAAAGAAAGCCTTCTACTCTTCTAAGTTCTGTTAAATCTCCACCGCAAACGCACGAAGCTTAACACAAGCGGCCCCCGATGCCGGCGACACCTCAGGTCCGGCGTGCCGTGGCGGCGGTGCAGCCTTTCTGGGGTGCCATGAGTGAGGAAGACGATGCCCAGTCCCTCATCAGCGCCGTGGACCGATCCCTGGCGGACTGCATCAAACTGCTTGGAGAGGTAAAGGCCGTCCCGTGAGGAGTTTCTATCCCCTGGTTTTCCTtggccttttaaaaaatatatcttattttatttattctatataAAGAATTTCTATTTTCCTTGTCCTTTTTATTAAttcttaattatttttatttattttattattctcagGGTTGCCCTCCAGGCCCGGTGAGGGAGGTTCTCTCTCGGCTGCCGCCGGTGTCCCAGAAGTTCTCCAAGTACTGGATCTGCCGGGCCCGCCTGCTGGAGCTCGAGGGCCATCTGGACGTGCTGCCCATGTTCCAAGAGGCCGTCAGGGTCGTGTTGGAGGTGAAACATCTCTCAGTTCAGAAGATGAACTAGATAACTAATCAatatcatttaatttaatgtaattaaatatttagaaggcggtaatattttaaaaaattattttcaatatcatatacacagggtttttcctgcatagagaaaatgtgggcgcgcgcctaagccgttttcccgaacgcctatgacaaatcccgagcgcctaaggcaaaaataaGTCTGCGATtatgcatgtcagcgaatatgttctcaatagtatgtttcaagtaggctacagccgaacccttgttctgttttgatcaataggaATCGAGTTTaaaagcgtgtcttcttgtctgatcaatacgcaactgtgaggtgaatggacagagcggccagctgctggtcactcactcaacagcccgacgtgcacgaatacacctggaagGGGCGGCGCACCATAAAATCACAAAAAGCACATCTCCTACCTCCGACCCCGTAGGGAACAAATCTATCTGGATTGTTCTCTCTTCAAAGTGCcagaacaaaacatttaaaaaactctAATCATGACCCCGGTCATTTAAGATGATCCACAGACTTTGCgagcatttatttttattttaaggatTCAAAATAACCTGTATTTGAGTTTAATGTCATGTGAGTAACATAAGccctaaaataaactaaataatatcCAGTTCCAGTTATTTGTCCCTGTCAAATGAACTCTCTGGTCCGCTTCCCCTGTCGGCCACTCGAGGGCAGCGTTCCTCAAAGGGCTCGTGAGGTTGCACAGAGAGTGATGCAACCCACGTTTTATCGTGTGTGTCGTATTCACAGTTGTGTGGGAACAGTTCAACTTTGATACACTTTTCATTAATACATTATCAATATACAGGACTTATTATACAGTTTGGCAATTTATTAATGATTTGATTAGTTTCAAATTTATCTGAAAATGTCATTCACTAAAATTACAATTATAATTGTGAGTCGGCTcctgaataaaaaatagaaaccaATGCGTGAAAATCTCATTTAGATTATTCTTTGATTTAAATTTGACTGTTTTTGGCATATTCAGAAACAATAATTTAAACAATCTTTAATTtgaaaagtaaaacattttttgccACAGCGATTCCTCTGATCCATTTCTTTATTTCGTATGTGAACAAGTCCCTCTAGGTGGCGCTATAACGAGGCGTTTGATTGGTGCTCCTGATCCGATTattaccaaaaaaacaaaaatatgaatttaattTCTATGTAAAAAAACATACTGTGACCCAGAGCATCGACCATTTCAAAAACACgtgatcatgttttattaatttatatatataaatgtatttaatatatatatatattagggctgtgaaacgatttcaatttttaatcaaattaatcacaggtttctgtggattaatcatgattaatcacatattaccgatattctcggtatatttgtgagaacataaatatttatgacaaaagacggatatatacatttattcattctttttttattcataaaaaaacaaacaatggtgctgcaactcagcagttatatagcagttctcttccatatggaacattaatataaatcatcctaaacagaatgtttaaaccagtggtcgccaacccgtcgatcgcgatcgaccggtcgatctcggagacgttccctgtcgatctccaaaataaaatgaaaataaaatcagaaacacattgttcctcgttctcgaacattttctgaagtgtcttctgaaacgttttcttcctgactggaacatcgacgtcagaaaagatctccgcctgattttaatgaacgcctgaaagcgggttctctgacagccgtgttgtcagctgtgctccccgaaAGAGCGTACCACAAGTGAGGCGCatagaaatgcagaaagacctttattcataactttacatattacacaagttcaaagtacaaggacatacaactacgtca
It contains:
- the LOC130196078 gene encoding cytoskeleton-associated protein 2-like, with translation MLQQGLPEGKELRKLKFIEYLAGKGKLKPPNPKPYLRDNAPVKKHVTTSLQGKENTAPADRITRGGSNTLVAQPMKQAARKTFGDSNKVSVKASILIGRQNAVRPLAAGAPARPRPTHQTPALTGRRNPTAAVQLKKRPDAGMPPSGRSHSSASRPAVTKPSGGFGAGSRPPTAVSVRMSLGPMVKTKTGLTPAVTQPRSVRSQHLKPTSATVAKTTQSSSLPPVSVSRKPGATQRKPFPATALNHRERPRAGMKVTHQSTSKPLVSRNPQPSSKIPSSSGPRATTAPFKPPGQPAGRFPKQRSKGAGQNKSQACKADPRAPSGPASRCGSRSGGVLPAAEAGGKLSTRNARDKADGRKGRSGSANAPPTRMGEMKRASAPGTSHTAPRPGGAISRTGRPADAKTLKVPATEGKKVTAAQEERMRKLQAWREAKGISYKRPPMPATPQVRRAVAAVQPFWGAMSEEDDAQSLISAVDRSLADCIKLLGEGCPPGPVREVLSRLPPVSQKFSKYWICRARLLELEGHLDVLPMFQEAVRVVLEPIVQEANRVNKMFQMENTNPCRLFHKLITFYLSLLRRVTKISTVVLDSSRWTEIIAFDGAIETNQLPLSAVDYGIRFQMELENANLHAPAAENVKQRCKEYLLEFAKQMKQRLPTNMQQLQSLGVLSPSTVLSVQKKPQLASLSFLHLYTGNLGKLDQQWKVLDTLQWENTEDCKTEQFWIEVKNHIDAAGDKDFDELGSFALSLLALPFSNAAVERTFSEMNLIKTKLRNRMKDSLLENILRIRAFMQRHGICCHQFEPTREMLALFSTDMYDKDQEGEGSQSV